In a single window of the Raphanus sativus cultivar WK10039 chromosome 9, ASM80110v3, whole genome shotgun sequence genome:
- the LOC130499593 gene encoding protein SINE1-like translates to MGSLRNRKMQNSTPTSPQRQCCSRNMNAEDFNIYSTPRKLISSLQYPDDVDLYHSDIQSPVLSREKTKVKIQSPTKAAETISSSSPVKYSEETTPRSQMIMSKKKKKKKKKKSMSYSKLMFAISFFVVVLFTSVMMFNQDDDVGYHTVPT, encoded by the exons ATGGGAAGTTTGAGGAACAGGAAGATGCAGAACTCAACTCCTACTAGTCCACAG AGACAGTGTTGTTCAAGAAACATGAATGCTGAAGATTTCAACATCTATAGCACACCAAGGAAGCTAATCAGTTCTCTTCAGTATCCTGATGATGTGGACTTGTATCATTCTGACATTCAGAGTCCAGTGCTATCTCGCGAGAAGACTAAAGTCAAAATACAATCGCCAACCAAGGCTGCTGAAACAATCTCATCATCATCCCCTGTCAAGTATAGTGAAGAAACAACACCTCGATCACAGATGATAAtgagtaagaagaagaagaagaagaagaagaagaagagcatgAGCTATAGCAAACTCATGTTTGCTATATCCTTTTTTGTGGTGGTGCTGTTTACAAGTGTGATGATGTTCAATCAAGATGATGATGTTGGTTACCACACTGTTCCCACATGA